A region of Arabidopsis thaliana chromosome 5, partial sequence DNA encodes the following proteins:
- a CDS encoding kinesin-like protein (CONTAINS InterPro DOMAIN/s: Kinesin-related protein (InterPro:IPR010544); BEST Arabidopsis thaliana protein match is: unknown protein (TAIR:AT4G26660.1); Has 31032 Blast hits to 19733 proteins in 1535 species: Archae - 330; Bacteria - 3150; Metazoa - 16413; Fungi - 2511; Plants - 1475; Viruses - 48; Other Eukaryotes - 7105 (source: NCBI BLink).), with the protein MKTMKSPAKIGESRFLGNISTSSIRNLLPRSIYAKQKSIQNADTKKSFRSNDENSPPCDPNIQTNHHLNNDDDLHLKKKSPQKVFPSATQQILPKESTQFEAKSVLVTRANSMANEITEEDDSLGHQIRDLKEELIRTKSDGYKPDGSKNGYFVRESLSQLRNSINKSLVMSCENRQGSEKETMYEEEYDDDVVELSKHINKFHTNCDSDDLRDSIQSSFASASGCEADSMSGDEICSVDKHKDHKDCALADSGPSAVGNGISISLPHQSRILEEPPLSESPKIRNFRKSVAASTKFQASPRNVTESSSTGNRKPLSPTDSLAASLQRGLNIIDCHQRSSLSNRSSVSFSFGHLSLKPCDEADDNLSASVKLLQKDRPKEGGSSILLCLSCRQKLDQEAQGGYKAIEEACVDEKHLKNMCVEQATKIEQLTYQLDEYKKNALQESSKLMKSDDGEDETEVVKETYETNQRSEEFGKVRIDLSEKEALLKEIAELKSKLQPTKSTDNVRSSLLLRSFQMRKSIDFTKNTENNSEALEEERERWTEMESEWISLTDDLRMDIDSHRRHAEDLEIELKKEKMATEELNDALSRAMLGHSRFIEQYTELQEKYDELDERHSVTMAGIVDVKKAAAKAALKGRHGKRFAKAFSAELTAIRAEKEKEREFLKKENKGLKIQLRDTVEAVQAAGELLVRLREAEQAVQSSEERFGIMEEENDKLKQQMEKLKSKHKTEMSTMKQYLAESKLPGSALEAWFKENEQEEEEEHVSSSEHRTGVVSYDNYTDDQAWRSEFGAIYQDHDHHY; encoded by the exons ATGAAAACGATGAAGTCACCAGCGAAGATCGGAGAGAGTCGGTTCTTAGGAAACATTTCGACTTCTTCTATTCGAAATCTGCTTCCCAGATCCATCTACGCTAAGCAGAAATCGATTCAAAATGCAGATACTAAAAAGAGTTTCAGATCCAACGACGAGAACTCTCCTCCTTGTGACCCAAACAtacaaacaaatcatcatcTCAACAACGACGACGATCTTCACTTGAAGAAAAAGTCGCCTCAGAAAGTGTTTCCATCTGCGACTCAACAGATTCTCCCTAAAGAATCTACTCAG TTTGAAGCGAAGAGTGTACTCGTCACAAGAGCTAACTCAATGGCTAATGAGATTACAGAGGAAGATGATTCATTGGGTCACCAGATTCGTGACCTAAag GAGGAACTAATAAGAACCAAGTCTGATGGGTACAAACCTGATGGAAGCAAGAATGGTTACTTTGTGAGGGAGAGTTTGAGTCAATTGAGAAACAGCATCAACAAGTCTTTAGTCATGTCGTGTGAAAACAGACAAGGTTCAGAAAAGGAAACAATGTATGAGGAggagtatgatgatgatgtagTGGAACTGAGTAAACACATTAACAAGTTTCACACTAACTGTGATTCTGATGATTTGAGGGATTCTATTCAATCCTCCTTTGCAAGTGCTTCAGGCTGTGAAGCAGATTCAATGAGTGGAGACGAGATTTGCTCTGTTGATAAACACAAGGATCACAAAGATTGTGCCTTGGCTGATTCTGGTCCAAGCGCAGTGGGAAATGGGATTTCTATCAGTTTACCACATCAATCACGTATTCTTGAAGAGCCTCCTTTGTCAGAATCTCCAAAGATTAGGAATTTTAGGAAGAGCGTGGCTGCGTCGACAAAGTTTCAGGCAAGTCCTAGGAATGTAACCGAGAGCTCCTCCACTGGAAACAGAAAGCCTTTAAGTCCTACAGATTCTCTAGCTGCAAGTCTCCAGAGAGGACTAAATATTATAGACTGTCACCAACGGAGCTCACTGTCAAACAGATCTTCTGTTTCCTTCTCGTTTGGGCATCTCTCTCTGAAGCCTTGCGATGAAGCCGATGATAATCTTAGTGCTTCGGTTAAATTGTTACAGAAAGATAGACCAAAAGAAGGTGGATCATCGATTCTCCTCTGTCTTTCTTGCAGACAGAAACTTGACCAAGAAGCTCAA GGAGGATATAAGGCAATAGAAGAAGCTTGCGTGGACGAGAAGCATCTCAAGAACATGTGTGTCGAGCAGGCTACCAAAATTGAGCAGCTTACTTATCAG TTAGACGAATACAAAAAGAACGCTTTGCAGGAGTCAAGTAAG CTAATGAAGTCtgatgatggagaagatgagaCAGAGGTCGTGAAGGAAACATATGAAACAAACCAACGTAGTGAAGAGTTTGGGAAAGTAAGGATTGATCTCAGTGAAAAGGAAGCTCTTCTAAAGGAGATTGCAGAGCTCAAAAGCAAGCTTCAGCCTACAAAATCAACGGATAATGTTAGATCTTCGTTGCTGTTACGGTCTTTCCAAATGAGGAAGAGCATTGATTTTACCAAGAACACTGAGAACAACAGCGAGGCGCTAGAAGAAGAACGTGAGAGGTGGACAGAAATGGAGAGTGAATGGATATCTTTAACAGATGATCTAAGGATGGATATTGATAGCCATCGTAGACACGCAGAGGATCTAGAGATAGAGCTCAAGAAGGAGAAAATGGCTACAGAGGAGTTAAATGATGCTCTAAGTAGAGCTATGCTTGGTCACAGTAGATTCATCGAGCAGTACACAGAACTGCAGGAGAAGTACGATGAATTAGATGAGAGGCATAGCGTGACTATGGCAGGAATAGTTGATGTGAAGAAAGCAGCGGCTAAAGCTGCTTTGAAAGGTCGCCACGGGAAGCGTTTTGCAAAAGCTTTCTCAGCTGAACTTACTGCTATTAGAGctgagaaggagaaagaaagagaattcTTGAAAAAGGAGAACAAGGGCCTTAAAATTCAGCTGCGAGATACTGTTGAAGCTGTTCAAGCTGCTGGAGAATTACTTGTCAGACTCCGTGAAGCTGAGCAAGCAGTTCAATCCTCTGAG GAACGTTTCGGCataatggaagaagagaatgacAAGTTGAAACAGCAAATGGAGAAGTTAAAGAGTAAGCACAAAACAGAAATGAGCACAATGAAGCAATATCTAGCAGAAAGCAAATTACCAGGGTCTGCATTAGAGGCATGGTTCAAGGAGAATGagcaagaagaggaagaagagcaTGTATCATCATCAGAACACAGAACCGGTGTTGTGAGCTATGACAACTATACAGACGATCAAGCATGGAGATCTGAGTTTGGAGCCATATATCAAGACCATGACCATCACTACTGA
- a CDS encoding kinesin-like protein (CONTAINS InterPro DOMAIN/s: Kinesin-related protein (InterPro:IPR010544); BEST Arabidopsis thaliana protein match is: unknown protein (TAIR:AT4G26660.1); Has 32425 Blast hits to 20462 proteins in 1550 species: Archae - 335; Bacteria - 3392; Metazoa - 16996; Fungi - 2645; Plants - 1561; Viruses - 54; Other Eukaryotes - 7442 (source: NCBI BLink).) yields the protein MKTMKSPAKIGESRFLGNISTSSIRNLLPRSIYAKQKSIQNADTKKSFRSNDENSPPCDPNIQTNHHLNNDDDLHLKKKSPQKVFPSATQQILPKESTQFEAKSVLVTRANSMANEITEEDDSLGHQIRDLKEELIRTKSDGYKPDGSKNGYFVRESLSQLRNSINKSLVMSCENRQGSEKETMYEEEYDDDVVELSKHINKFHTNCDSDDLRDSIQSSFASASGCEADSMSGDEICSVDKHKDHKDCALADSGPSAVGNGISISLPHQSRILEEPPLSESPKIRNFRKSVAASTKFQASPRNVTESSSTGNRKPLSPTDSLAASLQRGLNIIDCHQRSSLSNRSSVSFSFGHLSLKPCDEADDNLSASVKLLQKDRPKEGGSSILLCLSCRQKLDQEAQGGYKAIEEACVDEKHLKNMCVEQATKIEQLTYQLDEYKKNALQESSKVTQQLMKSDDGEDETEVVKETYETNQRSEEFGKVRIDLSEKEALLKEIAELKSKLQPTKSTDNVRSSLLLRSFQMRKSIDFTKNTENNSEALEEERERWTEMESEWISLTDDLRMDIDSHRRHAEDLEIELKKEKMATEELNDALSRAMLGHSRFIEQYTELQEKYDELDERHSVTMAGIVDVKKAAAKAALKGRHGKRFAKAFSAELTAIRAEKEKEREFLKKENKGLKIQLRDTVEAVQAAGELLVRLREAEQAVQSSEERFGIMEEENDKLKQQMEKLKSKHKTEMSTMKQYLAESKLPGSALEAWFKENEQEEEEEHVSSSEHRTGVVSYDNYTDDQAWRSEFGAIYQDHDHHY from the exons ATGAAAACGATGAAGTCACCAGCGAAGATCGGAGAGAGTCGGTTCTTAGGAAACATTTCGACTTCTTCTATTCGAAATCTGCTTCCCAGATCCATCTACGCTAAGCAGAAATCGATTCAAAATGCAGATACTAAAAAGAGTTTCAGATCCAACGACGAGAACTCTCCTCCTTGTGACCCAAACAtacaaacaaatcatcatcTCAACAACGACGACGATCTTCACTTGAAGAAAAAGTCGCCTCAGAAAGTGTTTCCATCTGCGACTCAACAGATTCTCCCTAAAGAATCTACTCAG TTTGAAGCGAAGAGTGTACTCGTCACAAGAGCTAACTCAATGGCTAATGAGATTACAGAGGAAGATGATTCATTGGGTCACCAGATTCGTGACCTAAag GAGGAACTAATAAGAACCAAGTCTGATGGGTACAAACCTGATGGAAGCAAGAATGGTTACTTTGTGAGGGAGAGTTTGAGTCAATTGAGAAACAGCATCAACAAGTCTTTAGTCATGTCGTGTGAAAACAGACAAGGTTCAGAAAAGGAAACAATGTATGAGGAggagtatgatgatgatgtagTGGAACTGAGTAAACACATTAACAAGTTTCACACTAACTGTGATTCTGATGATTTGAGGGATTCTATTCAATCCTCCTTTGCAAGTGCTTCAGGCTGTGAAGCAGATTCAATGAGTGGAGACGAGATTTGCTCTGTTGATAAACACAAGGATCACAAAGATTGTGCCTTGGCTGATTCTGGTCCAAGCGCAGTGGGAAATGGGATTTCTATCAGTTTACCACATCAATCACGTATTCTTGAAGAGCCTCCTTTGTCAGAATCTCCAAAGATTAGGAATTTTAGGAAGAGCGTGGCTGCGTCGACAAAGTTTCAGGCAAGTCCTAGGAATGTAACCGAGAGCTCCTCCACTGGAAACAGAAAGCCTTTAAGTCCTACAGATTCTCTAGCTGCAAGTCTCCAGAGAGGACTAAATATTATAGACTGTCACCAACGGAGCTCACTGTCAAACAGATCTTCTGTTTCCTTCTCGTTTGGGCATCTCTCTCTGAAGCCTTGCGATGAAGCCGATGATAATCTTAGTGCTTCGGTTAAATTGTTACAGAAAGATAGACCAAAAGAAGGTGGATCATCGATTCTCCTCTGTCTTTCTTGCAGACAGAAACTTGACCAAGAAGCTCAA GGAGGATATAAGGCAATAGAAGAAGCTTGCGTGGACGAGAAGCATCTCAAGAACATGTGTGTCGAGCAGGCTACCAAAATTGAGCAGCTTACTTATCAG TTAGACGAATACAAAAAGAACGCTTTGCAGGAGTCAAGTAAGGTAACCCAACAG CTAATGAAGTCtgatgatggagaagatgagaCAGAGGTCGTGAAGGAAACATATGAAACAAACCAACGTAGTGAAGAGTTTGGGAAAGTAAGGATTGATCTCAGTGAAAAGGAAGCTCTTCTAAAGGAGATTGCAGAGCTCAAAAGCAAGCTTCAGCCTACAAAATCAACGGATAATGTTAGATCTTCGTTGCTGTTACGGTCTTTCCAAATGAGGAAGAGCATTGATTTTACCAAGAACACTGAGAACAACAGCGAGGCGCTAGAAGAAGAACGTGAGAGGTGGACAGAAATGGAGAGTGAATGGATATCTTTAACAGATGATCTAAGGATGGATATTGATAGCCATCGTAGACACGCAGAGGATCTAGAGATAGAGCTCAAGAAGGAGAAAATGGCTACAGAGGAGTTAAATGATGCTCTAAGTAGAGCTATGCTTGGTCACAGTAGATTCATCGAGCAGTACACAGAACTGCAGGAGAAGTACGATGAATTAGATGAGAGGCATAGCGTGACTATGGCAGGAATAGTTGATGTGAAGAAAGCAGCGGCTAAAGCTGCTTTGAAAGGTCGCCACGGGAAGCGTTTTGCAAAAGCTTTCTCAGCTGAACTTACTGCTATTAGAGctgagaaggagaaagaaagagaattcTTGAAAAAGGAGAACAAGGGCCTTAAAATTCAGCTGCGAGATACTGTTGAAGCTGTTCAAGCTGCTGGAGAATTACTTGTCAGACTCCGTGAAGCTGAGCAAGCAGTTCAATCCTCTGAG GAACGTTTCGGCataatggaagaagagaatgacAAGTTGAAACAGCAAATGGAGAAGTTAAAGAGTAAGCACAAAACAGAAATGAGCACAATGAAGCAATATCTAGCAGAAAGCAAATTACCAGGGTCTGCATTAGAGGCATGGTTCAAGGAGAATGagcaagaagaggaagaagagcaTGTATCATCATCAGAACACAGAACCGGTGTTGTGAGCTATGACAACTATACAGACGATCAAGCATGGAGATCTGAGTTTGGAGCCATATATCAAGACCATGACCATCACTACTGA
- a CDS encoding Calcium-dependent lipid-binding (CaLB domain) family protein (Calcium-dependent lipid-binding (CaLB domain) family protein; FUNCTIONS IN: molecular_function unknown; INVOLVED IN: biological_process unknown; LOCATED IN: chloroplast; EXPRESSED IN: 22 plant structures; EXPRESSED DURING: 13 growth stages; CONTAINS InterPro DOMAIN/s: C2 calcium/lipid-binding domain, CaLB (InterPro:IPR008973), C2 calcium-dependent membrane targeting (InterPro:IPR000008); BEST Arabidopsis thaliana protein match is: Calcium-dependent lipid-binding (CaLB domain) family protein (TAIR:AT1G50570.2); Has 35333 Blast hits to 34131 proteins in 2444 species: Archae - 798; Bacteria - 22429; Metazoa - 974; Fungi - 991; Plants - 531; Viruses - 0; Other Eukaryotes - 9610 (source: NCBI BLink).) → MDSPQSVVSPFKIGESENENSNSVQSSGNQSNGINSNGKDSKSCGRQDLVGALEVYVHQARDIHNICIYHKQDVYAKLCLTSDPDKSVSTKIINGGGRNPVFDDNVKLDVRVLDTSLKCEIYMMSRVKNYLEDQLLGFTLVPMSELLFKNGKLEKEFSLSSTDLYHSPAGFVQLSLSYYGSYPDVMAIPSMPSSVSIDETTKDPEGSESVPGELDKIEFPDPNVANENEKMVSEYFGISCSTIDSETSDSLVTSDAENHVTNSVTSILKQDSPESSNATNGAASPHASAHSATETPNHEHLSVVNSKASSQESESEASGETSEEKTVKSVLTVKVEPESKVVQQDIVDMYMKSMQQFTDSLAKMKLPLDIDSPTKSENSSSDSQKLPTPKSNNGSRVFYGSRPFF, encoded by the coding sequence ATGGACTCCCCACAATCTGTTGTTTCACCATTCAAGATTGGTGAGTCAGAGAATGAGAACTCAAATTCTGTGCAGAGTTCTGGAAACCAATCGAATGGCATAAATTCCAATGGGAAAGATTCTAAAAGTTGTGGCCGGCAAGACCTTGTTGGTGCTCTTGAGGTTTATGTCCATCAGGCAAGGGATATCCATAACATTTGTATATATCACAAGCAAGACGTTTATGCCAAGCTTTGCCTTACAAGTGATCCTGATAAGTCTGTCTCGACCAAAATCATCAATGGCGGTGGGAGGAATCCGGTTTTTGATGACAATGTTAAGCTTGATGTCAGGGTTCTGGACACTTCCCTCAAATGTGAGATTTACATGATGAGCAGGGTGAAGAATTATCTTGAGGACCAGCTGCTTGGTTTTACTCTGGTTCCTATGTCGGAACTGCTCTTCAAGAATGGGAAACTCGAGAAAgagttctctctttcttccacTGATCTCTACCATTCGCCAGCTGGTTTTGTTCAATTGTCACTCTCCTATTATGGATCCTACCCTGACGTGATGGCTATTCCCTCTATGCCTTCGTCTGTTTCTATTGATGAAACTACCAAGGATCCAGAAGGGTCTGAATCAGTTCCGGGTGAGTTGGATAAGATAGAGTTTCCAGATCCTAATGTTGCTAATGAAAATGAGAAGATGGTTTCCGAGTATTTTGGGATCTCTTGTTCCACTATTGACTCAGAAACTTCTGACAGCTTGGTTACTTCCGATGCTGAGAATCATGTGACTAATTCTGTCACTTCTATACTGAAGCAAGATTCACCTGAGAGCAGCAATGCAACAAATGGAGCTGCTTCTCCTCACGCTTCAGCTCACTCCGCCACAGAAACACCAAACCATGAACATCTCTCTGTCGTGAACTCCAAAGCGAGTTCCCAGGAGTCAGAGAGCGAGGCTTCTGGTGAGACATCTGAGGAGAAGACTGTGAAATCCGTCCTCACTGTGAAGGTTGAGCCAGAGTCAAAGGTGGTGCAGCAGGATATAGTCGACATGTACATGAAAAGCATGCAACAGTTTACAGATTCACTGGCTAAGATGAAGCTTCCTCTGGACATTGACAGCccaacaaaatcagaaaattcaAGCTCTGATTCTCAGAAGCTGCCAACACCAAAGAGCAACAACGGATCCCGTGTGTTCTATGGGAGCAGGCCTTTCTTCTGA